TGTCCACCACGTCGTAGTCGACCACGGTGATCCGCGGGTCGACGAAGAGCGCGTCGATGCGCCGGCGCGGGTCGGCGCAGGAGTAGGTGAGCCGGTCCGCCCGGTCGGCCGCCACCGCGGCGTCGGTCAACCCGCGGGACACGGTTGCCCACGCGGGCCCGTCCGGACCCTCGTTGAGGTCCGCCCCGGCCAGCACCGGGCTGGTCGCCGCGTCCAGCCCGCGCTTGAACTCGGCGGCCTGCGCCGGACGCTCGGTCGGGTCGGTGGACAGGTGCGAGCCGGCGAGGGTGAACCGGGCGTCGCCCACCCGGCAGTCGGCGTACGCGGCGCCGCGCAGGTGCCGGCCGGGGGTCAGCGGGAAGCGTTGGCATCGGGTGCCCCGCACCTGAACCCGCAGGCTGGTCAGCAGCAGGTTGCCCAGCGCGGGCAACCCGCCGGCGGCCACCACCAGGCCGAACGACTCTGCCAACGTGGCGGACTTCTGCCGCCACCGGAACCGGCGCGGCCCCTCCTGGACGATCACCACGTCCGGCGTCGCGGCCCGCACCACCGCCGCCAGCGCGGCGGTGTCGTCACGCTGACCGTGGATGTTGTACGACACCACGCGCAGCGGCACGCCCGCACCCTGGCCCATCCCGGACCGCTTCAGATCCTGCGGGCCAGGTCGGCGGCGCCGATCACCCCGGCGCTGTTGCCCAGCTCGGCCGGGAGCACCTGGGCCACCGGCAGGCGACCGCGCTGGGCGAGCGCGTCGAGGTACGAGCGGCGCGTCGGGCCCAGCAGCAGGTCGCCGGCGTCGATCACACCGCCGCCGACGACCAGGGTCTGCGGGTCGAGGATCTGCGCCATGTCGGCGAGGCTGGTGCCCAGCCACCGGCCGATCTGTGCGAACGCCTCGGCGGAGACCGGGTCGCCACCCTGCGCGGCGGCGGTCACCATCGGGCCGGTGATCGCTTCGGCCTCCCCGCCGGCCAGGGCCAGCAGCGCGGTGGCCCGGTTGGGCTCCTGCCGGGCGCCGGCTCGGGCGAAGCGCACGAGGGCGCTGCCGCTGGCGTACTGCTCGATGCAGCCCAGCCGCCCGCAGCCACACTGGTGCCCGTCCGGCACGGCCAGCATGTGGCCCAGCTCCGCGGCGATGCCGTGGGCGCCCCGCATCAACTCGCCGCCGAGGACGATCCCGCCGCCCACGCCGGTGCCGATGGTGAACATGATCATGGAATCGTCGGCGTCGCGGGCGGCGCCGTAGCGGAACTCGGCCCAGGCGGCCACGTTTGCGTCGTTCTCCACGATCACCGGCAGGCCGACAGCCTTGCTGACGTAGTCCCGCAGCGGTTCGTCCCGCCAGGCCAGGTTGGGGGCGAAGAGCACGGTCGAGCGGCTGGCGTCGATCCAGCCGGCCGCGCCGATGCCGACGGCCTCGATCGTCCGCCCGGCGGCCAGCTCGCCGACCAGCTCGATGATGACGTCGCGGGTCTTGCCGACGTCATCGGCGGGGGTGTCCCGTCGGGTCTGCACGAGGACTTCGCCGGTGTCGTCC
The nucleotide sequence above comes from Micromonospora luteifusca. Encoded proteins:
- a CDS encoding ROK family glucokinase, whose translation is MTLTIGVDVGGTKVAGGVVDDTGEVLVQTRRDTPADDVGKTRDVIIELVGELAAGRTIEAVGIGAAGWIDASRSTVLFAPNLAWRDEPLRDYVSKAVGLPVIVENDANVAAWAEFRYGAARDADDSMIMFTIGTGVGGGIVLGGELMRGAHGIAAELGHMLAVPDGHQCGCGRLGCIEQYASGSALVRFARAGARQEPNRATALLALAGGEAEAITGPMVTAAAQGGDPVSAEAFAQIGRWLGTSLADMAQILDPQTLVVGGGVIDAGDLLLGPTRRSYLDALAQRGRLPVAQVLPAELGNSAGVIGAADLARRI
- a CDS encoding endonuclease/exonuclease/phosphatase family protein, which gives rise to MGQGAGVPLRVVSYNIHGQRDDTAALAAVVRAATPDVVIVQEGPRRFRWRQKSATLAESFGLVVAAGGLPALGNLLLTSLRVQVRGTRCQRFPLTPGRHLRGAAYADCRVGDARFTLAGSHLSTDPTERPAQAAEFKRGLDAATSPVLAGADLNEGPDGPAWATVSRGLTDAAVAADRADRLTYSCADPRRRIDALFVDPRITVVDYDVVDTAQTRRASDHFPVLVDLLLPTTG